The following proteins are co-located in the Billgrantia tianxiuensis genome:
- a CDS encoding CsbD family protein, giving the protein MNWDQIEGKWKELKGRARSSWGELSDDELDRIGGKKDELIGRIQQRYGLEREEAERQVDDWARNL; this is encoded by the coding sequence ATGAACTGGGACCAGATCGAAGGCAAATGGAAGGAACTCAAGGGAAGAGCCCGTTCCAGCTGGGGCGAACTCAGCGACGACGAGCTGGACCGGATTGGTGGCAAGAAAGACGAGCTGATCGGTCGTATCCAGCAGCGCTATGGCCTGGAGCGCGAGGAAGCGGAACGCCAGGTCGACGATTGGGCGCGAAATCTGTAA
- a CDS encoding PRC-barrel domain-containing protein, translating to MQKRALTIAITAIAGSLALGTQAVAQDDPQAAQGLYSADDIIGADVYHANDPDEEVGNVENILLDDQGQVSALIVNAGGLWGMGGDEVVVGIEHFTMETDRDDDGVFGQDDVTHRILVDASEDELENFPEYDEQWFNDERERRAAEQDREGVWQTTGTAGTGAVGDDGDTAFRDGEAGGDVVGDTDGVNDNGDDAEYTDEDIEDDFD from the coding sequence ATGCAGAAGCGTGCACTTACTATCGCAATCACCGCCATCGCAGGCAGCCTCGCTCTTGGTACTCAAGCCGTTGCACAGGACGACCCGCAAGCGGCACAGGGCCTCTATTCCGCCGATGACATCATCGGTGCCGATGTCTACCACGCCAACGACCCCGACGAGGAAGTCGGCAACGTCGAGAACATCCTGCTGGATGACCAGGGCCAGGTGAGCGCCCTGATCGTCAATGCCGGTGGCCTGTGGGGCATGGGCGGCGACGAGGTAGTCGTCGGTATCGAGCATTTCACCATGGAAACCGACCGTGACGACGATGGTGTCTTCGGTCAGGACGACGTGACTCACCGTATCCTGGTCGATGCCAGCGAGGATGAGCTCGAGAACTTCCCCGAATACGACGAGCAGTGGTTCAACGATGAGCGCGAGCGTCGCGCCGCTGAGCAGGATCGCGAAGGTGTGTGGCAGACCACCGGTACCGCCGGCACCGGCGCCGTGGGTGACGACGGCGACACCGCCTTCCGCGACGGCGAAGCCGGTGGCGACGTGGTCGGCGACACCGACGGTGTGAACGACAACGGCGACGACGCCGAGTACACCGATGAGGACATCGAGGACGATTTCGACTGA
- the guaB gene encoding IMP dehydrogenase — protein MLRMAQEALTFDDVLLVPGYSEVLPKDVSLRTRLTRNLYLNIPLVSAAMDTVTEARLAIAMAQEGGIGIIHKNMSVTAQAAEVRKVKKHESVIVKDPVTVGPKAKLEDLLTMAQEYGFSGFPVVEGETLVGIVTERDMRFQPNHGDRVADIMTPRERLVTVPEGTGLDVIKAKMQEHRVEKMLVVDDAFHLRGLVTFQDIEKARTFPNAAKDADGRLLVGAAVGTGPETPDRVAALAEAGVDVVIVDTAHGHSKGVIDRVAWVKEHFPSIQVIGGNIATAAAARALAEAGADGVKVGIGPGSICTTRVVAGVGVPQITAVSNVAEALKEYDIPLIADGGVRFSGDLAKAIAAGASAIMVGGLLAGTEEAPGEVELFQGRTYKAYRGMGSMGAMAQSQGSADRYFQDKDAGAEKLVPEGIEGRVPYKGVMSAIVHQLMGGLRASMGYTGCRDIQEMRTKPEFVKITGAGFAESHVHDVQITKEAPNYRAG, from the coding sequence ATGTTACGTATGGCCCAAGAAGCTCTTACGTTCGACGACGTATTACTCGTACCCGGCTACTCGGAGGTCCTGCCCAAGGACGTCAGCCTACGGACCCGCCTGACCCGCAACCTCTACCTCAACATCCCCCTCGTTTCCGCCGCCATGGATACCGTGACCGAAGCCCGCCTGGCCATCGCCATGGCCCAGGAAGGCGGCATCGGCATCATCCACAAGAACATGAGCGTTACCGCTCAGGCCGCCGAAGTTCGCAAGGTCAAGAAGCACGAGAGCGTGATCGTCAAGGACCCGGTCACCGTCGGGCCCAAGGCCAAGCTCGAAGACCTGCTGACCATGGCCCAGGAGTACGGCTTCTCCGGCTTCCCGGTGGTAGAGGGCGAAACCCTGGTGGGGATCGTGACCGAGCGCGACATGCGCTTCCAGCCCAACCACGGCGACCGCGTGGCCGATATCATGACCCCGCGTGAGCGCCTGGTGACGGTGCCCGAGGGCACCGGGCTCGACGTGATCAAGGCCAAGATGCAGGAGCACCGGGTCGAGAAGATGCTGGTGGTGGACGACGCCTTCCACCTGCGCGGCCTGGTCACCTTCCAGGACATCGAGAAGGCACGCACCTTCCCCAACGCCGCCAAGGACGCCGACGGCCGTCTGCTGGTGGGCGCCGCAGTGGGTACCGGCCCGGAGACCCCCGACCGCGTGGCCGCCCTGGCCGAGGCCGGTGTGGACGTGGTCATCGTCGACACCGCCCACGGCCACTCCAAGGGCGTGATCGACCGCGTCGCCTGGGTCAAGGAGCACTTCCCCAGCATTCAAGTGATCGGCGGCAATATCGCCACCGCCGCCGCCGCCCGCGCCCTGGCTGAGGCCGGCGCCGATGGCGTGAAGGTGGGCATCGGCCCCGGCTCCATTTGCACCACCCGCGTGGTGGCAGGCGTGGGCGTGCCGCAGATCACCGCCGTTTCCAATGTCGCCGAGGCGCTCAAGGAGTACGACATCCCGCTGATCGCCGATGGTGGCGTACGCTTCTCCGGCGACCTGGCCAAGGCCATTGCCGCCGGTGCCAGCGCGATCATGGTGGGCGGCCTGCTGGCCGGCACCGAGGAAGCCCCGGGCGAAGTCGAACTGTTCCAGGGCCGTACCTACAAGGCCTACCGCGGCATGGGCTCCATGGGCGCCATGGCCCAGAGCCAGGGCAGCGCCGACCGCTACTTCCAGGACAAGGACGCCGGCGCCGAGAAGCTGGTGCCGGAAGGCATCGAAGGCCGCGTGCCCTACAAGGGCGTGATGAGCGCCATCGTCCACCAGCTGATGGGCGGCCTGCGCGCCTCCATGGGCTACACCGGCTGCCGCGACATCCAGGAGATGCGCACCAAGCCGGAGTTCGTGAAGATCACCGGCGCCGGCTTCGCCGAATCGCACGTTCACGATGTGCAGATTACAAAAGAAGCGCCGAACTACCGGGCGGGCTAA
- the xseA gene encoding exodeoxyribonuclease VII large subunit: protein MTHSTDTALSVSEVNRRARLLLEQGIGEVWVEGELSGVSRPASGHVYFTLKDSSAQLRCALFRNRARFVAAPMRDGDRVRVRGRVSLFEPRGDYQLIAEAVQPAGEGELLLALERLKQRLAAEGVFANSRPLPCPPRHLLVLTSPSGAAIRDVLAVLAARWPLARVTLIAVPVQGREAAPALIAALGLLNRQQALDPARDVILITRGGGSLEDLWAFNDEHLARAIFHSRLPVMSAVGHEVDITLSDLAADVRAPTPSAAAEMLVPDRRDLTRRLVGLERQLSRCAQARLEREGQRLDHLRARLRHPGEVLTRQRQTLGELEARLQRAMHARLMAERRQLGHLQRRMASCHPGREVERAANRLTKARTRLEQAMQRDMARQRERLAGLARQLQAVSPLAVLGRGYAILQDDSGKVMRRAADTQPGQALTARLGEGRLRVEVKRRLK from the coding sequence ATGACCCACTCCACCGATACCGCGCTTTCCGTCAGCGAAGTGAACCGCCGCGCCCGGCTGCTGCTCGAGCAGGGCATCGGCGAGGTATGGGTCGAGGGCGAGCTTTCCGGGGTCTCGCGGCCGGCCTCGGGGCATGTCTACTTCACGCTCAAGGACAGCTCGGCGCAGCTGCGCTGTGCGCTGTTCCGCAACCGCGCGCGCTTCGTCGCGGCCCCCATGCGCGACGGCGACCGCGTGCGGGTGCGCGGGCGGGTATCGCTGTTCGAGCCGCGCGGCGACTACCAGCTGATCGCCGAGGCGGTGCAGCCGGCTGGCGAAGGCGAACTGCTGCTCGCACTCGAACGGCTCAAGCAGCGGCTCGCCGCCGAGGGCGTGTTCGCCAACTCGCGCCCCTTGCCCTGCCCGCCCCGCCACCTGCTGGTACTCACCTCGCCCAGCGGCGCGGCGATCCGCGACGTGCTGGCGGTGCTCGCCGCGCGCTGGCCGCTGGCCCGGGTCACGCTGATCGCCGTGCCCGTGCAGGGTCGCGAGGCGGCCCCGGCGCTGATCGCCGCGCTGGGGCTGCTCAACCGCCAGCAGGCGCTGGACCCAGCCCGCGACGTGATCCTGATCACCCGTGGCGGCGGCAGCCTGGAGGACCTGTGGGCGTTCAACGACGAGCACCTGGCGCGGGCGATCTTCCATTCGCGCCTGCCGGTGATGTCGGCGGTGGGTCACGAGGTCGATATCACCCTGTCGGACCTGGCCGCCGACGTGCGCGCCCCCACGCCCTCCGCCGCCGCCGAAATGCTGGTACCGGATCGCCGTGACCTGACACGCCGCCTGGTCGGGCTGGAGCGCCAGCTTTCGCGCTGTGCCCAGGCGCGACTCGAGCGCGAGGGCCAGCGGCTGGATCATCTGCGCGCACGGCTACGCCACCCCGGCGAGGTATTGACCCGCCAGCGCCAAACGCTGGGCGAACTGGAAGCCCGCCTGCAACGGGCCATGCACGCACGATTGATGGCGGAACGCCGGCAGTTGGGCCATCTGCAGCGGCGCATGGCGAGCTGCCATCCGGGGCGCGAAGTCGAGCGAGCGGCAAACCGTTTGACCAAGGCACGGACGCGCCTCGAGCAGGCCATGCAGCGCGACATGGCACGCCAGCGCGAACGCCTGGCCGGGCTGGCGCGGCAGCTACAGGCGGTCAGCCCGCTGGCGGTACTGGGGCGCGGCTACGCCATCCTGCAGGACGATTCGGGCAAGGTGATGCGGCGGGCCGCCGACACCCAGCCCGGCCAGGCACTGACGGCCCGGCTGGGGGAAGGGCGCCTGAGAGTGGAAGTGAAGCGTCGCCTGAAATGA
- the guaA gene encoding glutamine-hydrolyzing GMP synthase: MQDIHAHKILILDFGSQYTQLIARRVREIGVYSEVRAFDITEEEIREYAPNGIILSGGPESTVAAGSPRAPECVFEMGLPVFGICYGMQTMAVQLGGAVEGSNKQEFGYAQVKIDGSDDLFRDIKDHVDHDGKALLDVWMSHGDKVARAPEPFTVTASTPSCPIAAMTWPEKRFYAVQFHPEVTHTLQGMRILEHFVVDICGAEKLWTPARIIEDQIARVRDQVGDRHVLLGLSGGVDSSVVAALLHKAIGDQLTCVFVDNGLLRKNEGDQVMETFAQHMGVKVIRVDAEELFLSKLKGENDPEAKRKIIGNTFIDVFDEEASKIEGVDFLAQGTIYPDVIESAASKTGKAHVIKSHHNVGGLPETMKLQLVEPLRELFKDEVRKLGLELGLPYDMVYRHPFPGPGLGVRILGEVKKEYADILREADAIFIEELHNADWYHKTSQAFAVFLPVKSVGVVGDGRRYEWVIALRAVETIDFMTARWAHLPYELLEKVSNRIINEIRGVSRVTYDVSSKPPATIEWE, from the coding sequence ATGCAAGACATTCACGCCCACAAGATCCTCATCCTCGACTTCGGCTCCCAGTACACCCAGCTGATCGCCCGCCGCGTGCGCGAGATCGGTGTGTACTCCGAAGTGCGCGCCTTCGACATCACCGAGGAAGAGATCCGCGAATACGCTCCCAACGGCATCATCCTCTCCGGCGGCCCGGAATCCACCGTGGCGGCCGGCTCGCCCCGCGCGCCCGAGTGCGTGTTCGAGATGGGCCTGCCGGTGTTCGGCATCTGCTACGGCATGCAGACCATGGCGGTACAGCTCGGCGGCGCCGTGGAGGGCTCCAACAAGCAGGAGTTCGGCTACGCCCAGGTCAAGATCGACGGCAGCGACGACCTGTTCCGCGACATCAAGGACCACGTGGACCACGACGGCAAGGCGCTGCTCGACGTGTGGATGAGCCACGGCGACAAGGTGGCTCGCGCCCCCGAGCCTTTCACCGTCACCGCCTCCACCCCCAGCTGCCCCATCGCCGCCATGACCTGGCCGGAGAAGCGCTTCTACGCCGTGCAGTTCCATCCCGAGGTGACCCACACCCTGCAAGGCATGCGCATCCTCGAGCACTTCGTGGTGGACATCTGTGGCGCCGAGAAGCTGTGGACCCCGGCGCGCATCATCGAAGACCAGATCGCCCGCGTGCGCGACCAGGTGGGCGACCGCCACGTGCTGCTTGGCCTCTCCGGCGGCGTGGACTCCTCCGTGGTGGCGGCGCTGCTGCACAAGGCCATCGGCGACCAGCTCACCTGCGTATTCGTGGACAACGGCCTGCTGCGCAAGAACGAAGGCGACCAGGTAATGGAAACCTTCGCCCAGCACATGGGCGTGAAGGTGATCCGCGTGGACGCCGAGGAACTGTTCCTCTCCAAGCTCAAAGGGGAGAACGACCCGGAAGCCAAGCGCAAGATCATCGGCAACACCTTCATCGACGTGTTCGATGAAGAGGCCAGCAAGATCGAAGGCGTCGACTTCCTGGCCCAGGGCACCATCTACCCCGACGTGATCGAATCCGCCGCCAGCAAGACCGGCAAGGCCCACGTGATCAAGTCGCACCACAACGTCGGCGGCCTGCCGGAGACCATGAAGCTGCAGCTGGTGGAACCGCTGCGCGAACTGTTCAAGGACGAAGTGCGCAAGCTCGGCCTGGAACTCGGCCTGCCCTACGACATGGTGTACCGCCACCCCTTCCCGGGGCCGGGCCTGGGCGTGCGCATTCTCGGCGAAGTGAAGAAGGAGTACGCCGACATCCTGCGCGAAGCCGACGCCATCTTCATCGAGGAACTGCACAACGCCGACTGGTACCACAAGACCAGCCAGGCCTTCGCCGTGTTCCTGCCGGTCAAGTCAGTCGGCGTGGTCGGCGACGGCCGCCGCTACGAATGGGTCATCGCCCTGCGCGCCGTGGAAACCATCGACTTCATGACCGCACGCTGGGCCCACCTGCCGTATGAGCTGCTGGAGAAAGTCTCCAACCGCATCATCAACGAGATCCGCGGCGTCTCCCGCGTGACGTATGACGTCAGCAGCAAGCCGCCCGCGACGATCGAGTGGGAGTGA